From the genome of Agromyces intestinalis:
TCGCGCCGCTCGAGCAGCCGATCCATCGCGGGCAGCGCGCGCTTGAGCGTCGTCTCGATGTACTGCACCTTCGCTTGCGTCTGCGTGACCGCCTTGCCGGTCATGAGCGCGTAGTAGTGGTAGAGCGAGTTCGTCACCGAGATGTCGGTCGCCGATCGGAACGGGCTCGCCGTGGTGCGGCGGAACTCGTCGGCGAACTCCCGCTCGAGTTCGCGCATCACGCTGCGGCGCAGCGGTGCCGCGCAGTGCTCGAGATGGCGGGTCGTGACCCGACCGAATCGCGACCGCAGCAGCGCGCGATTGACGCGGGCCGCGTTCTCGAAGCCGCTGCGGTCGGGGCTCGACTCGCCGAGGCCGATCCGGGTTCCCGCCTCGACGAACCGCGTGATTCCGCCGGGCGAGAAGAACAGTTCGGGCGAGACCGCGCGACCGAAGAACATGTCGTCGTTCGAGTAGAGGAAGTGCTCGGACAGCCCGTCGATGCGGTGCAGCTGGGCCTCGACCGCGTGCGAGTTGTGGGTCGGCAGGTCCTCGGGGCGCGCGAAGAACTCCTCGCTGCGCACGATCCGCACCTTCGGGTGCTCGGCCAGCCACTTCGGGGCGGGGGAGTCGGTCGCGATGAAGATGCGCCGGATCCACGGGGCGAACAGGTGCACGCTCCGCAGCGCGTACTTGAGCTCGTCGATCTGTCGGTAGCGGGCCTCGGAGTCATCGCCGTCGCCGACGACGTAGCTCTGCATGCGCTTCGCGCGCTCGCGCACGAAGTCGTCGCTCGACCCGTCGACCCACGAGAACACCAGGTCGATGTCGAAGTCGACGTCGCCCGCGAGCGGCGCCCACATGTGCTCGAGCGTCGTCCACTCGCGGCCGAACAGCTCGACGGTGTCTTCCACCGCTTCGCCGCGCGGCAGGGTCGTGCGCATGAGCGCGTTCGGCAGCGGCGCGTGGATCGTCGTCTCGCCGAATCGCCACAGCTCGAGCTGCACCGCGGTCGCCCTGCCGTACCGCAGCCGGCCGAGCGGTTCGATGCGCGGCCGGTACAGGCGGAACGCGCTGGCCTTCCGGTGCGTCGACAGGTGCCCGTCGGCCAGCAGCACGGGGCGGGTCTCGCGGGCGCGGCCCGGGGCGATCGCGGCCGAGTAGAAGGGCTCCTCGGCGAACGCCTCGGCGAAGGCACGGGCCAGCGCCTTGCGCTGGGCCCGGTCGACGGCGATCACGGGGCGGTCGCCGTCGCCGCGCACGAGCAGGTGGCGGATGCCGGTCGCATCGAGCACGTCGCGGATCGCGAGCAGGTCCTCGGTCATCGACTCGCGCGGCGTCAGGTGCCCGTTGCGCAGGGCGTATTCGCCCTTGCGGATGACCAGGTCGGTGCGCTCGAAGCGCCGCCCACCGGAGACGATGGCCGGCTCAGCAGCGTCGGTGAGCGACAGCGCGGGCGGCGGGGCCGGTTCGGCGGCGGCGAAGGCGGAACGGGTGCCGGGGTCGCGGTCGGTCACGTAGGAAGGGTCTCCTGTCTGCAGCGGGCGGAACACTCCGATTCTACCGGCCGGGCGTGCGCGCTGAGCGGTGGAGGGCGGTTCGAGAAGACCCGCCACGCCTGTCCGCCGTCCGAGGGGTGATCACCGCACGATCACGGTTCGTGGAAGAAACGTGCATGCCCAGCACCGCGCCCGGGTCACGGCGAGCCACTGCGTCCGCGCACCGC
Proteins encoded in this window:
- a CDS encoding stealth family protein produces the protein MTDRDPGTRSAFAAAEPAPPPALSLTDAAEPAIVSGGRRFERTDLVIRKGEYALRNGHLTPRESMTEDLLAIRDVLDATGIRHLLVRGDGDRPVIAVDRAQRKALARAFAEAFAEEPFYSAAIAPGRARETRPVLLADGHLSTHRKASAFRLYRPRIEPLGRLRYGRATAVQLELWRFGETTIHAPLPNALMRTTLPRGEAVEDTVELFGREWTTLEHMWAPLAGDVDFDIDLVFSWVDGSSDDFVRERAKRMQSYVVGDGDDSEARYRQIDELKYALRSVHLFAPWIRRIFIATDSPAPKWLAEHPKVRIVRSEEFFARPEDLPTHNSHAVEAQLHRIDGLSEHFLYSNDDMFFGRAVSPELFFSPGGITRFVEAGTRIGLGESSPDRSGFENAARVNRALLRSRFGRVTTRHLEHCAAPLRRSVMRELEREFADEFRRTTASPFRSATDISVTNSLYHYYALMTGKAVTQTQAKVQYIETTLKRALPAMDRLLERRDQDMFCLNDGSKPEISVGERTAAVTEFLDRYFPFPAPWEKEATDAAARDVASLARSVGG